A genomic window from Cyprinus carpio isolate SPL01 chromosome B9, ASM1834038v1, whole genome shotgun sequence includes:
- the LOC109095868 gene encoding major facilitator superfamily domain-containing protein 6-B-like isoform X1 has protein sequence MASDRVAILTDDEEDQKRKYVLSEPFNTLSLGQVANTTPSGQTAPPAPTDTHPSQPSQNMDCTERCCVRIDNHLLISKVFYFFFYSAYGSLHPLLAVYYKQLGMTPSQSGLLVGIRYFIEFCSAPFWGVVADRFKKGKALLLFSVLCWVVFNCGIGFVKPAAMTCVSKDPTVATTSNFTNYTQYGNHTRQRRYLIEDVYSAPPLSQPILAAYGPHSRYIRSANVNSTSTPSGNSTESPVGITMLSNSTTASPRPSTVTSKSTSTTETQATTAKLKEYFIVFNKEQVDTIFLLILLVIIIGEFFSAPAVTIVDTVTLQYLGQHRDRYGLQRMWGSLGWGIAMLSVGIWIDHTHITIIIQGSGCVLPDYKNYQIAFIVFGVLMTSALIVATQFHFDNRVYQSDEEENKKQDVEIPQVVQEVSSSESSPDDAPVCPESNPQHFPFKDLFRIICGVRYGTVLFVAWFMGFGYGFVFTFLYWHLEDLKGTTTLFGICSVLSHVSELAAYFISHKLIELVGHIRVLYIGLACNTARYLYISYLENAWIVLPMEVLQGLTHASVWAACISYLSAAVPPALRTSAQGILQGLHLGLGRGCGAMLGGVFVNFFGAAETFRGLGMASLVTLLIFSLIQWLLGQNEDKKGSMLAENVPVPSSPVPIATIDLVQNQSASQPNPGSKTPPKKTRHQEEQEDANKPPWVVSASPWVTIAFALYQIRDMVALSKNNPCGESQAPQETNEQTYATPPADESTSSQPDTLSPAEYLSQGPTTSAFIPLNTHPVRPVEEPSPSAGRNEPVENSAPLPGHSKQQPPIAQPQSKIN, from the exons ATGGCGAGTGATCGGGTGGCCATCCTTACGGATGATGAGGAGGACCAGAAAAGGAAATATGTTCTGTCTGAACCATTTAACACTCTGTCCCTGGGGCAGGTGGCAAACACTACACCGTCCGGTCAAACAGCACCGCCTGCCCCCACTGACACACACCCTTCTCAGCCCTCTCAGAATATGGACTGCACAGAGAGGTGCTGTGTGCGAATAGACAATCATCTCTTGATCTCCAAGGTCTTCTACTTCTTCTTTTACTCCGCATATGGCTCTTTACACCCCCTGCTTGCTGTGTACTACAAGCAGCTGGGAATGACACCCAGCCAAAGTGGCCTGCTAGTTGGGATCCGTTATTTTATAGAGTTCTGCAGTGCGCCTTTCTGGGGAGTAGTGGCGGACCGCTTCAAGAAAGGGAAGGCGTTGTTGCTGTTTTCTGTACTCTGCTGGGTGGTCTTTAACTGCGGTATCGGCTTTGTCAAGCCAGCAGCTATGACCTGTGTCAGTAAGGACCCTACTGTTGCGACAACAAGCAATTTTACAAACTATACGCAATATGGTAACCATACCAGACAAAGAAGATACTTGATTGAGGATGTGTACTCTGCTCCTCCGCTTTCTCAGCCAATATTAGCAGCATATGGACCTCACTCTAGATACATTCGAAGTGCAAATGTAAATAGCACAAGCACACCCTCTGGAAACTCCACAGAGAGTCCTGTCGGCATTACTATGCTGTCTAACTCGACAACAGCATCGCCCCGTCCCTCGACAGTAACGTCAAAATCTACCTCGACAACTGAAACACAAGCTACCACTGCCAAACTCAAAGAGTATTTCATAGTCTTTAATAAGGAACAAGTAGATACTATATTTCTCTTGATCCTCTTGGTCATTATCATTGGTGAGTTCTTTAGCGCCCCGGCTGTGACCATTGTGGACACCGTCACTCTTCAGTACTTGGGACAACACCGAGATCGTTATGGACTCCAGAGAATGTGGGGATCTCTGGGATGGGGTATCGCTATGCTGTCAGTGGGGATTTGGATAGACCACACGCACATCACAATCATCATCCAGGGCTCGGGTTGTGTCCTGCCCGACTACAAGAACTACCAAATTGCGTTCATCGTTTTTGGAGTCCTGATGACCTCAGCGCTGATAGTGGCGACGCAGTTCCACTTTGACAACAGGGTTTATCAGTCAGATGAGGAAGAGAACAAGAAGCAGGATGTGGAAATACCTCAAGTCGTTCAGGAAGTCTCGTCTTCAGAGTCCAGCCCAGATGATGCACCCGTTTGCCCAGAAAGCAACCCGCAACATTTTCCCTTCAAAGATCTCTTCCGGATCATTTGTGGTGTCCGGTATGGTACGGTTCTCTTTGTGGCCTGGTTCATGGGGTTTGGTTACGGTTTCGTGTTCACCTTCCTCTACTGGCATCTGGAGGACCTGAAGGGCACCACCACTCTCTTTGGCATCTGCTCGGTGCTCAGTCACGTGTCTGAACTGGCCGCTTATTTCATCAGCCACAAACTCATTGAGCTTGTCGGACACATCAG agtcCTTTATATCGGGCTGGCCTGTAACACCGCACGCTATCTGTACATCTCCTACCTAGAGAATGCATGGATAGTTTTACCCATGGAAGTGCTTCAAG GTTTGACACATGCATCAGTGTGGGCGGCATGCATCTCGTATTTGAGTGCTGCTGTTCCTCCAGCTCTGCGCACGTCGGCTCAGGGGATCCTGcaggggctgcacctggggctgGGGAGAGGCTGTGGAGCCATGCTAGGAGGGGTTTTTGTCAACTTCTTCG GTGCTGCAGAAACCTTCAGAGGCCTCGGAATGGCCTCTCTGGTCACATTACTCATCTTCTCTCTGATACAGTGGCTGTTAGGTCAGAACGAGGATAAAA AGGGCTCGATGTTGGCTGAGAACGTCCCAGTTCCTTCCAGCCCAGTGCCTATCGCCACTATCGACTTAGTCCAGAACCAATCAGCATCTCAGCCAAACCCCGGATCAAAGACGCCTCCTAAGAAAACCAGGCATCAGGAAGAGCAAGAAGATGCCAACAAGCCGCCCTGGGTGGTCTCTGCCTCCCCCTGGGTCACCATCGCTTTCGCCCTCTATCAGATCAGAGATATGGTTGCTTTGTCAAAGAACAACCCCTGTGGTGAAAGTCAAGCCCCGCAG GAGACAAATGAGCAAACCTATGCGACGCCACCTGCTGATGAATCCACATCATCACAGCCCGATACATTAAGTCCAGCAGAATATCTCTCCCAAGGACCTACTACCAGTGCATTCATTCCTCTAAACACCCATCCTGTCCGTCCTGTGGAAGAGCCGTCTCCATCTGCAGGGAGAAACGAACCAGTAGAGAACTCAGCACCATTGCCAGGGCACTCCAAACAGCAGCCTCCGATAGCACAACCACAATCCAAAATCAACTGA
- the LOC109095868 gene encoding major facilitator superfamily domain-containing protein 6-B-like isoform X2, with protein MASDRVAILTDDEEDQKRKYVLSEPFNTLSLGQVANTTPSGQTAPPAPTDTHPSQPSQNMDCTERCCVRIDNHLLISKVFYFFFYSAYGSLHPLLAVYYKQLGMTPSQSGLLVGIRYFIEFCSAPFWGVVADRFKKGKALLLFSVLCWVVFNCGIGFVKPAAMTCVSKDPTVATTSNFTNYTQYGNHTRQRRYLIEDVYSAPPLSQPILAAYGPHSRYIRSANVNSTSTPSGNSTESPVGITMLSNSTTASPRPSTVTSKSTSTTETQATTAKLKEYFIVFNKEQVDTIFLLILLVIIIGEFFSAPAVTIVDTVTLQYLGQHRDRYGLQRMWGSLGWGIAMLSVGIWIDHTHITIIIQGSGCVLPDYKNYQIAFIVFGVLMTSALIVATQFHFDNRVYQSDEEENKKQDVEIPQVVQEVSSSESSPDDAPVCPESNPQHFPFKDLFRIICGVRYGTVLFVAWFMGFGYGFVFTFLYWHLEDLKGTTTLFGICSVLSHVSELAAYFISHKLIELVGHIRVLYIGLACNTARYLYISYLENAWIVLPMEVLQGLTHASVWAACISYLSAAVPPALRTSAQGILQGLHLGLGRGCGAMLGGVFVNFFGAAETFRGLGMASLVTLLIFSLIQWLLGQNEDKKGSMLAENVPVPSSPVPIATIDLVQNQSASQPNPGSKTPPKKTRHQEEQEDANKPPWVVSASPWVTIAFALYQIRDMVALSKNNPCGESQAPQGKGDK; from the exons ATGGCGAGTGATCGGGTGGCCATCCTTACGGATGATGAGGAGGACCAGAAAAGGAAATATGTTCTGTCTGAACCATTTAACACTCTGTCCCTGGGGCAGGTGGCAAACACTACACCGTCCGGTCAAACAGCACCGCCTGCCCCCACTGACACACACCCTTCTCAGCCCTCTCAGAATATGGACTGCACAGAGAGGTGCTGTGTGCGAATAGACAATCATCTCTTGATCTCCAAGGTCTTCTACTTCTTCTTTTACTCCGCATATGGCTCTTTACACCCCCTGCTTGCTGTGTACTACAAGCAGCTGGGAATGACACCCAGCCAAAGTGGCCTGCTAGTTGGGATCCGTTATTTTATAGAGTTCTGCAGTGCGCCTTTCTGGGGAGTAGTGGCGGACCGCTTCAAGAAAGGGAAGGCGTTGTTGCTGTTTTCTGTACTCTGCTGGGTGGTCTTTAACTGCGGTATCGGCTTTGTCAAGCCAGCAGCTATGACCTGTGTCAGTAAGGACCCTACTGTTGCGACAACAAGCAATTTTACAAACTATACGCAATATGGTAACCATACCAGACAAAGAAGATACTTGATTGAGGATGTGTACTCTGCTCCTCCGCTTTCTCAGCCAATATTAGCAGCATATGGACCTCACTCTAGATACATTCGAAGTGCAAATGTAAATAGCACAAGCACACCCTCTGGAAACTCCACAGAGAGTCCTGTCGGCATTACTATGCTGTCTAACTCGACAACAGCATCGCCCCGTCCCTCGACAGTAACGTCAAAATCTACCTCGACAACTGAAACACAAGCTACCACTGCCAAACTCAAAGAGTATTTCATAGTCTTTAATAAGGAACAAGTAGATACTATATTTCTCTTGATCCTCTTGGTCATTATCATTGGTGAGTTCTTTAGCGCCCCGGCTGTGACCATTGTGGACACCGTCACTCTTCAGTACTTGGGACAACACCGAGATCGTTATGGACTCCAGAGAATGTGGGGATCTCTGGGATGGGGTATCGCTATGCTGTCAGTGGGGATTTGGATAGACCACACGCACATCACAATCATCATCCAGGGCTCGGGTTGTGTCCTGCCCGACTACAAGAACTACCAAATTGCGTTCATCGTTTTTGGAGTCCTGATGACCTCAGCGCTGATAGTGGCGACGCAGTTCCACTTTGACAACAGGGTTTATCAGTCAGATGAGGAAGAGAACAAGAAGCAGGATGTGGAAATACCTCAAGTCGTTCAGGAAGTCTCGTCTTCAGAGTCCAGCCCAGATGATGCACCCGTTTGCCCAGAAAGCAACCCGCAACATTTTCCCTTCAAAGATCTCTTCCGGATCATTTGTGGTGTCCGGTATGGTACGGTTCTCTTTGTGGCCTGGTTCATGGGGTTTGGTTACGGTTTCGTGTTCACCTTCCTCTACTGGCATCTGGAGGACCTGAAGGGCACCACCACTCTCTTTGGCATCTGCTCGGTGCTCAGTCACGTGTCTGAACTGGCCGCTTATTTCATCAGCCACAAACTCATTGAGCTTGTCGGACACATCAG agtcCTTTATATCGGGCTGGCCTGTAACACCGCACGCTATCTGTACATCTCCTACCTAGAGAATGCATGGATAGTTTTACCCATGGAAGTGCTTCAAG GTTTGACACATGCATCAGTGTGGGCGGCATGCATCTCGTATTTGAGTGCTGCTGTTCCTCCAGCTCTGCGCACGTCGGCTCAGGGGATCCTGcaggggctgcacctggggctgGGGAGAGGCTGTGGAGCCATGCTAGGAGGGGTTTTTGTCAACTTCTTCG GTGCTGCAGAAACCTTCAGAGGCCTCGGAATGGCCTCTCTGGTCACATTACTCATCTTCTCTCTGATACAGTGGCTGTTAGGTCAGAACGAGGATAAAA AGGGCTCGATGTTGGCTGAGAACGTCCCAGTTCCTTCCAGCCCAGTGCCTATCGCCACTATCGACTTAGTCCAGAACCAATCAGCATCTCAGCCAAACCCCGGATCAAAGACGCCTCCTAAGAAAACCAGGCATCAGGAAGAGCAAGAAGATGCCAACAAGCCGCCCTGGGTGGTCTCTGCCTCCCCCTGGGTCACCATCGCTTTCGCCCTCTATCAGATCAGAGATATGGTTGCTTTGTCAAAGAACAACCCCTGTGGTGAAAGTCAAGCCCCGCAG GGCAAAG GAGACAAATGA